AAAGACGCCCTATCCTCACCGGCGATCCCAACCAACCTATAAGAGTGTTTGAAAATAACTATGTTAAGCTAGAATTAGACTTTTCACCGATCACTAAAACCAATGTAACTTACCGCTCTTTACAGCGTAAGTAAGAAAAGGAACAGATTTGAATACGGACTTTAGCCATATCACCGATATAGAGAGCATGCGTTTTATCAATGAAGAAGACGCTTTAAACAAATTGATTAATGAAATCCACACGCGCCACATTGATTTAAAAGATTCCATCATGCTCGCTTTGAGTTTTAACGCCTTGTATTTGGCTCACGCTTTAGCGCAAAAATTTGGGGCGACTTATGATATACTTTTTTTAGAACCTATCCTAGCCCCTTTAAACTCAAAATGCGAGATCGCTTTAGTGAGTGAAAGCATGGATATAGTGATGAATGAAAGCTTGATTAATTCCTTTGACATCACTTTAGATTATGTTTATGGGGAAGCCAAGCGAGCTTATGAAGAAGACATTTTGTCCCACATCTATCAGTATCGCAAAGGCAATGCGATCAAAAGCTTAAAAGATAAAAATATTTTTATCGTAGATAGGGGGATTGAAACCGGGTTTAGAGCAGGGTTAGGCGTGCAAACTTGCTTGAAAAAAGAATGCCAAGACATTTACATTTTAACCCCCATTCTCGCGCAAAATGTCGCTCAAGGCTTAGAAAGTTTGTGCGATGGGGTGATTAGCGTGTACCGCCCTGAATGTTTTGTCTCTGTGGAGCATCATTATAAAGAACTCAAGCGATTAAGCAATGAAGAAATTGAAAAATACTTGGGCGCTAACAACGCGCCTAATTTAAAAAAGGAACATTAAATATGGATTTTATCACCATCAACTCTAGTAACAAAACCGAAGAATTCGCTCTCAAACAAGTGGCCAAACAAGCCACCAGCTCTCTAATGTATCGCTTAGGAAAAACCATCATTTTAGCGAGCGTGTGTATAGAAAGAGAGCCTGTGAGTGGAGATTTTCTGCCTTTAGTGGTGCAGTTTTTAGAAAAATCTTATGCAGCCGGTAAAATCCCGGGCGGTTTTGTCAAAAGAGAAGGCAGGGCGCAAGATTTTGAAATCTTAACCTCTAGGCTCATAGACAGGACTTTACGCCCTTTATTCCCTAAAGATTACCGCTACCCTACCCAAATCACTTTAATGGTTTTAAGCCATGATATTGAAAACGACTTGCAAGTCTCTGCTTTAAACGCCGCTTCAGCCGCTCTCTTTTTGGCCCATATCGCTCCTATTAAAAGCGTGAGCGCTTGCAGGATCGCTAGGGTGGATAACAAATTTATCATTAACCCTAACACAAGCCTTTTGAATCAATCCAGTTTGGATCTGTTTGTGTCTGGCACAAAAGAGAGTTTGAACATGATAGAAATGCGCTCTTTAGGGCAACAATTAAACGCTTTAGAAGAGCCTTTAATGCTAAAAGCTTTAGAATTGGCTCAAAAAAGTTTGAAAGAAACTTGCACGCTTTATGAAGAGGTTTTCACGCCTCACCAAAACGAGCTGCTTTTTAAAGAAAGCCAAGGAATAATTTTTAATGAAAGGCTGTTAGATTTATTAAAAAATCAGTATTTTGATGAAATCATTAAAGGCATTGAAAGTTCTGCTTTGAGCGAGCGAGAAAATGTTTTCAATGAAATTGCTAAAAAAATCAGTGAAGCCCACTCAGAATTCAGTTTAGAAGAAATTGAATGGTCTTTAGAAAAAGTGAAAAAAACTGAGATCAGACGCATGATTATTCAAGATAAAATCCGCCCGGATAAGCGCGCGTTAGAAGAAGTGCGGCCCATTTTGATAGAGAGCGATTTGCTCCCTATGGCGCACAGCTCCATTTTATTCACTAGGGGGCAAACGCAGAGCTTAGTGGTAGGGGTTTTAGGCACGGAT
This DNA window, taken from Helicobacter pylori, encodes the following:
- a CDS encoding phosphoribosyltransferase — encoded protein: MNTDFSHITDIESMRFINEEDALNKLINEIHTRHIDLKDSIMLALSFNALYLAHALAQKFGATYDILFLEPILAPLNSKCEIALVSESMDIVMNESLINSFDITLDYVYGEAKRAYEEDILSHIYQYRKGNAIKSLKDKNIFIVDRGIETGFRAGLGVQTCLKKECQDIYILTPILAQNVAQGLESLCDGVISVYRPECFVSVEHHYKELKRLSNEEIEKYLGANNAPNLKKEH
- a CDS encoding polyribonucleotide nucleotidyltransferase — translated: MDFITINSSNKTEEFALKQVAKQATSSLMYRLGKTIILASVCIEREPVSGDFLPLVVQFLEKSYAAGKIPGGFVKREGRAQDFEILTSRLIDRTLRPLFPKDYRYPTQITLMVLSHDIENDLQVSALNAASAALFLAHIAPIKSVSACRIARVDNKFIINPNTSLLNQSSLDLFVSGTKESLNMIEMRSLGQQLNALEEPLMLKALELAQKSLKETCTLYEEVFTPHQNELLFKESQGIIFNERLLDLLKNQYFDEIIKGIESSALSERENVFNEIAKKISEAHSEFSLEEIEWSLEKVKKTEIRRMIIQDKIRPDKRALEEVRPILIESDLLPMAHSSILFTRGQTQSLVVGVLGTDNDAQTHESLEHKTPIKERFMFHYNFPPFCVGEASSIGATSRRELGHGNLAKRALETSIKNKEQVIRLVSEILESNGSSSMASVCAGSLALYASGVEIYDLVAGVAMGMVSEGQDHAILSDISGLEDAEGDMDFKIAGNLEGITAMQMDTKMSGIRLEVLYQALLQAKEARKHILKIMHEAKEKIVINFSHLPTTEIFNVVPDKIVEIIGQGGRVIKEIVEKFEVKIDLNKPSGEVKIMGNKERVLKTKEFILNYLHSLDQELEQYAIDEVLEAQVKRIVDFGAFLSLPKGGEGLLRKQHMDRCQVALKEGDSIRCRVISFNKGKIALDLA